In a single window of the Flavobacteriales bacterium genome:
- the dapB gene encoding 4-hydroxy-tetrahydrodipicolinate reductase, with product MKIALLGYGRMGKAIEEIAKSRGHEISFAIGSSNIEETQKISKENTDVAIDFSVPDTAFELNILMQEKGIPTISGTTGWLENKTQVEEICKQNGGAFLYASNFSLGVNIFFEINKQLAKLMSNYPSYDIKTKEIHHIHKLDKPSGTAITLAEQIMEEQSKYQQWSLNEKETEKLWIDVERTGEVPGTHIINYENEIDQIEIKHRAINRQGFALGAVIASEWIKDKKGIFQMKDVLFD from the coding sequence ATGAAAATAGCTCTTTTAGGATACGGAAGAATGGGAAAAGCCATTGAGGAAATTGCAAAATCCCGTGGTCATGAAATTTCTTTTGCAATAGGTTCTTCAAATATTGAAGAAACTCAAAAAATTTCAAAAGAAAATACAGATGTCGCAATAGATTTCTCTGTGCCTGATACTGCTTTTGAACTTAATATCTTGATGCAAGAAAAAGGAATTCCTACAATTTCAGGAACTACAGGATGGCTTGAAAATAAAACCCAAGTAGAAGAAATTTGTAAACAAAATGGTGGTGCATTTCTCTATGCTTCCAATTTTAGTTTAGGAGTAAATATCTTTTTTGAGATCAATAAACAACTCGCAAAATTGATGTCAAACTATCCCAGTTACGACATTAAAACCAAAGAAATTCACCATATTCACAAACTCGATAAACCCAGTGGAACGGCCATTACACTTGCGGAGCAAATAATGGAAGAACAATCCAAATATCAACAATGGAGTTTAAATGAAAAAGAAACAGAAAAATTGTGGATAGATGTGGAAAGAACAGGAGAGGTGCCTGGAACGCATATCATTAATTATGAAAATGAAATTGATCAGATAGAAATCAAGCATAGAGCGATCAATAGGCAAGGCTTTGCATTAGGAGCCGTAATTGCCTCAGAATGGATAAAAGACAAAAAAGGAATCTTCCAAATGAAAGATGTTCTTTTTGACTAA
- a CDS encoding NYN domain-containing protein encodes MSVKTMLFIDGGWMFHNKKLLLESFDNEQSDVDYKKIPLLVKKHIEKVAGNSVDLVRTNFFGSIPVNKPDFNSNKQKSFYKYLKEDCYFETEVFDIDYQNDAEFKPKDKSLNIALASSVMGNCALQTFDVAALIVSDPSYLPMVSRLRMLGKRVLLIGISTSLDTRLQSKAGYFDFPNLYLDEHLDFLKLERNEHYRECMSCGDSELTNWHGPEFYCTSCRENDTRANVRICDSCGKEEETTWTESYYYCYDCREAHRKDGTSAKAVL; translated from the coding sequence ATGTCAGTTAAAACCATGCTTTTTATTGATGGTGGATGGATGTTTCACAACAAAAAGTTGTTATTGGAATCTTTCGATAATGAACAAAGTGATGTGGACTACAAAAAAATCCCATTATTGGTAAAAAAACACATTGAGAAGGTTGCAGGTAACTCTGTAGATCTTGTTCGCACAAACTTTTTTGGATCAATTCCAGTAAACAAGCCAGATTTCAATTCAAACAAACAAAAGTCTTTTTACAAGTACTTAAAAGAAGATTGTTATTTTGAAACAGAAGTTTTTGATATTGATTATCAAAACGATGCTGAGTTTAAGCCAAAGGATAAGTCTTTAAATATTGCACTAGCTTCTTCTGTAATGGGGAATTGTGCATTACAAACTTTTGATGTAGCGGCTCTTATCGTAAGTGATCCAAGTTATTTACCAATGGTTTCGCGTTTGCGTATGCTAGGTAAAAGAGTATTGCTTATAGGAATTTCTACAAGTTTAGATACTAGGTTACAATCAAAAGCAGGATATTTTGATTTCCCAAATTTATATTTGGACGAACATCTTGATTTCTTAAAGCTTGAAAGAAACGAACACTACAGAGAATGTATGTCTTGTGGAGATTCTGAGCTTACAAACTGGCACGGACCAGAATTCTACTGTACTTCATGTAGAGAAAATGATACAAGAGCAAACGTACGTATTTGTGATAGCTGTGGAAAAGAAGAAGAAACTACTTGGACAGAAAGCTATTATTATTGCTACGATTGTAGAGAAGCTCACAGAAAGGATGGAACTTCTGCTAAAGCAGTGTTGTAA
- a CDS encoding ParB/RepB/Spo0J family partition protein: MSNNKKKALGRGLSALLQDNKVEKKKPADKKEGGNAPVKKFKNKAFSNVLEIPIAQIQTNPYQPRTIFDEERLQELGQSIKELGVIQPITVRKIDMNTYQLISGERRLRASQMIGKESIPAFVRTANDKEMLEMAIVENIQRQELDPIEIALSYKRLLDECKQTQEQISERLGKKRSTITNALRLLQLQPLIQAGLRDHIISPGHAKALLGINNEKHQSLLYKEIIKKALSVRQTEEMVKEFKKDTSVNKTLPKVPKKGAELSKKWKNESSELGAHFGTKTAISFNDKGSGKISINFVSEEDLKRILELIDKK; encoded by the coding sequence ATGAGCAATAATAAGAAAAAAGCCTTAGGGCGAGGTTTATCAGCTTTGTTACAGGATAATAAAGTGGAGAAGAAGAAGCCCGCAGATAAAAAAGAGGGAGGAAATGCTCCTGTTAAAAAATTTAAGAATAAAGCATTTAGTAATGTTTTAGAAATTCCTATTGCTCAAATTCAAACAAACCCATATCAGCCAAGAACCATTTTTGATGAAGAAAGACTGCAAGAGCTAGGTCAATCCATCAAAGAGTTAGGTGTTATTCAGCCTATTACTGTTAGGAAAATCGATATGAATACCTATCAGCTCATTTCGGGAGAAAGAAGACTGAGAGCTTCACAGATGATCGGGAAAGAATCTATTCCAGCATTTGTTCGTACGGCAAACGACAAAGAAATGCTCGAAATGGCGATTGTGGAAAATATCCAAAGGCAAGAACTAGATCCCATAGAAATTGCCTTAAGTTATAAAAGACTATTGGATGAATGTAAACAAACTCAAGAACAAATTAGTGAAAGATTGGGAAAAAAACGTTCTACAATCACAAATGCTCTGAGACTTTTACAACTTCAGCCACTGATCCAAGCAGGTTTAAGAGATCATATCATTAGCCCTGGGCATGCTAAAGCTCTTTTGGGAATCAACAATGAAAAGCACCAAAGTCTTTTGTATAAAGAAATCATCAAAAAAGCACTTTCAGTAAGACAGACGGAAGAGATGGTGAAGGAATTTAAAAAAGACACATCAGTAAATAAAACACTTCCTAAAGTACCTAAAAAAGGAGCAGAACTCTCTAAAAAATGGAAAAATGAGTCCTCAGAACTTGGTGCTCATTTTGGAACCAAAACCGCAATTTCTTTTAATGATAAAGGAAGCGGGAAAATATCCATTAACTTTGTCAGCGAAGAAGATTTAAAAAGAATCTTGGAGTTAATAGATAAAAAATGA
- a CDS encoding AAA family ATPase codes for MSKIISVANQKGGVGKTTTAVNLAAALGVFEKKILVIDADSQANATSAFGLNPEEIDAGTYECITQSAPIQEIICETNSPNVDIVPSTMDLVAAELDLVDLEDRELMLRRAVSPISDYYDYVIIDCAPSLGLTTLNALCASNSVLIPIQCEYFALEGLGKLMNTIKGVQNSVHPDLDIEGLLLTMYDSRLRLSNMVIEEVKTHFGGMVFETIIQRNVRLSEAPSYGENIILYDASSKGAINYMNLAKELIEKNEQ; via the coding sequence ATGTCAAAGATCATATCAGTTGCCAATCAAAAAGGTGGAGTTGGAAAAACAACCACAGCAGTTAATTTAGCCGCTGCTCTTGGTGTTTTCGAAAAGAAAATCCTTGTAATCGATGCCGATTCTCAGGCAAATGCTACAAGTGCATTTGGCTTAAATCCAGAAGAAATAGATGCTGGAACTTATGAATGTATTACACAGTCGGCACCTATTCAAGAAATTATTTGTGAAACCAATAGTCCCAATGTAGATATTGTTCCTTCTACAATGGATTTAGTGGCAGCAGAACTTGACCTTGTAGATTTAGAAGATAGAGAACTGATGCTAAGACGAGCAGTTAGCCCTATTAGCGATTATTATGACTATGTGATCATAGACTGTGCTCCATCTTTAGGTTTAACTACTTTAAATGCGCTTTGTGCTTCAAATTCTGTATTGATTCCTATTCAATGTGAGTATTTTGCTTTGGAAGGTCTTGGAAAACTAATGAACACCATCAAAGGAGTGCAAAACAGTGTACACCCAGATTTAGACATCGAAGGATTACTCTTAACCATGTATGATTCACGCCTAAGACTGTCAAACATGGTGATAGAAGAAGTGAAAACCCATTTTGGCGGAATGGTTTTTGAAACCATCATCCAAAGAAATGTAAGATTGAGTGAAGCGCCTAGTTACGGAGAAAATATTATCTTGTATGACGCAAGCTCAAAAGGAGCAATCAACTATATGAATTTGGCTAAAGAGTTAATAGAGAAAAATGAGCAATAA
- a CDS encoding DUF5683 domain-containing protein translates to MRGVFLILMFVFGFQSILAQEKQKETPKKHSIKKATLLSVALPGAGQIYNKKWWKVPLIYGAMGTTTYLAIQYNDRYKTYRDAYQLRQDGKDDPFKGKYNTKTLLSFTQDNRNDRDINIMITAGLYGLQVLDAYIDANMFDFDVDDDLSLLITPIVIPQENQTYVGLSLNLYSK, encoded by the coding sequence ATGAGAGGAGTATTCCTAATTTTGATGTTTGTTTTTGGTTTTCAGAGTATCCTTGCTCAAGAAAAACAAAAAGAAACACCCAAGAAACACTCAATAAAAAAAGCTACCTTATTATCCGTGGCTTTGCCAGGTGCTGGGCAGATTTATAATAAGAAATGGTGGAAAGTACCTTTAATTTATGGAGCTATGGGTACAACAACTTATCTTGCTATCCAGTATAATGATCGATATAAAACTTATCGAGATGCCTATCAACTTAGGCAAGATGGTAAAGATGATCCATTCAAAGGAAAATACAACACCAAAACCTTACTTTCTTTTACACAAGACAACAGAAATGATCGTGATATAAACATTATGATTACCGCAGGATTATATGGTTTACAGGTTCTAGATGCCTATATTGATGCGAATATGTTTGATTTTGATGTTGATGATGATTTAAGTCTTCTGATAACACCAATAGTCATTCCGCAGGAAAACCAAACCTATGTGGGACTCTCGCTAAACTTATACTCAAAATGA